TTCAAAGATATTTTTATCATTCACGCCACCATCCACTTCTAAAAGGCAGCTCGGGTTGTAGCGTTTGATCAATTCCTTGACTTTCAGGCACTTTTCTAGCACCAGATCTAAAAACTTCTGCCCGCCAAAGCCCGGATTCACGCTCATTAAAAGCACTAGCCCCACGCTTTCTAGCAAGTATTTAACGCTCTCTTCATGCGTGTGGGGGTTTAGGACAATTCCTGGCGTGATGCCTGAATTTTTAATGAGTTGCAACACCCTGTGGGGGTGTTTTTCATTTTCTGCATGAATGCTGATGATTTGCGGTTTTAAAGGAGCGAACAATTCTACAAAAAAGCTCGCATTTTCTACCATTAAATGCACATCTAAAGGCACTTGGCTCATTTGAGTAACATTCTCTAAAACCACAGGCCCCATCGTTAAATTAGGCACATAATGCCCATCCATCACATCCACATGCAAAAAATCAGCGTTACTCACGCTCTCTATCTCTTTGGCTAAATGCATAAAATCAGCGCTCAAAAGGCTCGGAGCTACTTTCAAAATACTTCCCTATTTTCAATGTTTTCAAGTAAAATATTAGCATCTTTAATCAAATCATAAAAGGGTTTTTATGGATTACAAACATTTTAAAGGCAAGCATGCAAACATCGTTATAGAAATCATCAGTCTTTTAGAAAAAGGGGTTAAAAAAGCCCAAGAAATTTTAGAAAAGCCGGACGCTGGGAGTTACACTAAGCTAGAAAACAGCAGCGGGGATACGCCTATTAAAGCGGATTTAGCCCTAGATAAGTTTTTAGAAGAAAATTTTTTGAGTTTAGAAAACATCAAAAGCGTTTTTAGCGAAGAAAAAGAAACGCCCGTTACTAAAAAAAACGGCTCTTACTTGATCGCTTATGACCCCTTAGATGGGAGTTCAGTGATGGAGGCGAATTTCTTAGTAGGCACGATTATAGGGATTTATGAAAAGGATTATAAGGCGCAAAATTTAGTTGCAAGCCTTTATGTGGTTTTTGGGCATAAAATAGAATTAGTGGTGGCTTTAGACAAGGTTTATCGTTACGCTTTTTATCAAAACAAGTTCCATTTTATAGAAACCATCGTTTTAGAAAATAAGGGTAAAATCATCGCTAGCGGAGGCAATCAAAAGGATTTTTCTTTGGGCTTAAAAAAGGCTTTAGAAGGGTTTTTTGCAGAAAATTACCGCTTACGATACTCAGGATCTATGGTGGCTGATGTCCATCATGTGTTGGTTAAAAAGGGCGGAATGTTTTCCTACCCGCAAAAGAAATTGCGAAAGCTTTTTGAAGTCTTTCCTTTGGCCTTGATGGTTGAAAAAGCTAAAGGGGAAGCGTTTTATTTTGATAAGGGGGTTAAAAAGCGTTTGCTAGAGCAAAGCGTAGAAAGCTACCATGAAAAAAGCGAATGCTATTTAGCTAGTCCGCATGAAGCTCACATTTTAGAAAAATATTTAAAGGGAGAATGATGCAAAATAGCACTAAAAAATTAGAATACGAAGAGCGTTTTAATGACGCTCTTTTGAAATTAAAAGCATGCCAAGAGGAAAAGCAGGTAACGAGTTGCTTGAAATGCGAGAAGGTTTTAAAATGCGAAATCCGCAACAGCTATGTGGATGCGGCTTATGAGAGCATGAGTTTAGGCGAAGCGGGCGGGTTTGATTTCAATTAAAATGGGATTAAAATGGCTAGTAATACTATCTTGCAAAAGAATTTAGACGCTTTTTACACCCACCCCAAAATCGTGCGATTTTGTTTGGATTTATTAAAAGATCTCATCGCTCAAAATCTAGGGCTAGACTTAAACGCATTCTATTTTTTAGAGCCAAGTGCAGGGAGTGGGAGCTTTGTTGATGCATTAAAAGAATTAGGGATTGCTGATTGCATCGCCCTTGATATTGCCCCTAAAGCTCAAGGCATTCAAAAAAAAGATTATTTGTTGGAATTGATTGAGTTTAACAAAAAGCGTGTTATTATTGGCAACCCTCCTTTTGGGCATAGAGGGAAATTAGCCCTAGATTTTTTAAACAAATCTTTAAACGAAGCGCCTATTACAGCGTTTATTTTGCCCAATTTATTCAAACGCTATTCTATTCAAAAACACATTGATAAGCGTGCAAAATTGGTTTTAAACGCTGATTTAGAGAAAAACGCTTTTATTTTTAATGAACGGCCCTATGATGTGAAATGCGTTTTTCAAATCTATATGCATAAAAATATCGCCCTAAATCTTAAAGACGAGCGCATCATTGCACCCCCTAAAATCCGCCATAATGACTTTATTACTTACATTCATAACAACACACCACACACCCTAAAATATTTCAACAAAGAAAAATACCAATGGGATTTTGCGGTGGTGAGACAAGGCTTTTATGATTACAACGAAAAGATCACCAATGCAAATTTACTGATTAAAAACCGACAATATTTTTTTATTAAAGCCCATTCCAAAGAAGCTTTAATGATTATCCATGAAATTGATTTCAACAAACTCGCTCATAAAAACACGCAAGTTTTAGGGTTTTCTACTTATGATTTTGTGGAAGAATATTGCAAATTAAAGGAAATGCATGCTTGAAAAAGTGTTCCAAGAAATTACCAATAAAAGAAAGTTTTTTGCAAATTCTAGCACAGGGGAGCAGTTTGAAAACAAATTCAGGAATGAATTAAAAAAACACTTTAGCGAAATCAACGGCGATTTAACAGAAGAATTAAGCCATATTGAAGAAAAGCCTAATAAGGAAATCAAAACCACTTTTAACCAACTCAAAAAGCAAGTTTTAGAAAAAAACCACCAACACACCCTTAAAAACCCTTTTTCAAACCTTACAAGCCATTTTTTATACCAGCCTTTTGGCTCACAAAATTACCCTGATTTTTTGGTTTTTATTTTTGATCATGTGGTGGGGATTGAAATCAAGTTTTCTAAAAACGATAAGGGTGAAAAAAACCTTCAAGCATCTCGCCCCATGTGGAATTCAAACCTGCCTAAACCCAATGCGATTTATGTGTATGGAGTCGCTAATGCAGACATCACTTTTTTTAAAGGCTCAGATATTTTGAGTTATGAAACTAGAGAAGTCTTGCTCAAGTATTTTGATACTTTAGATAAAGATGAAGAAAGTTTGAAAAACGCCTTAAAGGATTTAGAAAACCCTTTTGGGTTTGCCCCCTACATCAGAAAAGCTTATGAGCATAAAAAGGAATTTTCTAACCACCACCAGATTGAAAGCTTCTTTTCGCCTAACCACATTTTAAGAGAACAGAATGTCTTAGAATTTTTGAAAACGCTCACTCACTAGCATATTTATTTCCCATTTATCTATTTCTTGTAAAATACAAGTTTATTTTTAATATAAAGAAATTGATGATCAGTCTTAAAAACGAGATTAAATAAAGAAAGTTGAAAGGTTAGAAGAAACAACCTTTAAAGGTTGTTTGCTAAAATCTCACTTCATTTGCAAAGCCACTTCTTCAGCGAAATTCTCTGCCTTTTTCTCAATGCCTTCGCCCAATTCAAAACGCACATACTCAGTGATTTTTAAATCATCATCCCACTCTTTGGAACAATCAGCGATGACTTGAGCGATAGTTTTTTTATCGTCCATGACATAGAATTGCCCTAAAAGGGTCAGGCGTTGATCAATAAGGGTGTTATCAGCGATGAATCTTTCCATTTTTCCAGGAACGATTTTATCCCAGATTTTTTCAGGCTTGCCTTGCGCTTTTAATTCGTCTTCAAAAGCTTTTTTTTGGTGTGCTAAAACTTCATCGCTCAATTCAATGCGGCTCCCAAAAGTGGGGATGTTTTTCAAAGGTTTGCCCAAACGTTTAGCCTCTTCATTGTCTTTTTCAATTTCAGCGATCAAGGCTAAAGTTTCTTTTTTGACAAAATCAAGGCTAAAGTCTTTGCAATCTAATACTTGAGGTTTCATCGCTGCGGCATGCATAGCGATGTTTCGGGCCAGTTCAACCACTTTTGGAGCGTTTTTCTCATTATTGTATTTTATACCGATTAACACGCCCACTCTGGCGTTAGAATGCGCATAGCCATTGATGATATGAGAGCTAGGGGCTTTTAAATGAGCGATTTTCCTCACTAAAATGTTTTCACCAATCACAGCGATTTGAGAGTGCAAATATTCTTCAAAAGGCTTGTTGTCTAACGGGCTTTTAAGCAGTTCTTCTGGGGTATGAATATGGTGGGCTTTGATCGTTTCTAAAGTTTTTTTAACCAATTCCTTAAAGCCCTCATTTTTAGCCACAAAATCCGTTTCGCTATTGATTTCTACCATCATTGCGCTTTTAAAATCAGGCGCTACTTCTAAAGCGACTACGCCCTCAGCAGCGATCCTATCGGCTTTTTTAGCGGCTTTACTCAAGCCTTTTTCACGCAAGAAATCAATGGCCTTTTGCAAATCCCCAGCCACTTCCACAAGGGCTTTTTTGCAATCCATCATGCCCGCATCGGTTAAGTCCCTTAATTTTTTGACTAATTGAGCGCTAATTCCTGACATTATTCGGCTCCTTGAGTGATTTCTTTTTGGATTTCAGCGAGCATTTCTTCTTTTTCTTCATTGCTCACAAACTCTATCTCTTCGCTATTTTCATCCGCATGGACGATTTCTTCTTGCATGAGTTCTCGCCCCTCTAAAATCGCTTCGCTCATTTCTTTACAAAATAGCCTAATAGAGCGGATCGCATCGTCATTTCCAGGAATGGGGTAATCCACTAAATCAGGATCGCAGTTGGTGTCTAAGGGAGCCACGATAGGGATATGGAGTTTTCTTGCTTCAGCGACAGCGATTTTTTCTTTAGCCACATCAATTACAAAAATCATATCAGGGATTTTTTTCATGTGGCGCACCCCGCCAAGATATTTATCCAGCTTTTCTTTTTTCCTTAAAATCATGAGTTTTTCTTTTTTAGTCAATAGATCAATTTGACCGCTATTTTCCATTTCTTCAATGATTTCTAATTTTCTCACCGATTTTCTAATGGTGCTAAAATTAGTCAGCATGCCACCAAGCCAGCGGTAATTGACATAAGGGACTTGAATGCTTTCAGCAAATTCTTTCAAAGTTTCATTGGCTTGTTTTTTAGTGCCTACAAACATGATGCTCTTGCCTTGAGCGCTCGCATCGCGCACGATGTTATAAGTGTATCTAAAATAGCGCAAAGTTTTTTGCAAATCAATAATATGGATATTTTTCCTAACGCCAAAAATGAATTTCTTGGTTTTAGGGTTCCAACGCCTTGTTTGGTGTCCAAAATGCACACCGCATTCTAATAAATCTTTCATGGTTACCATGAGAATATTCTCCTTAAAGTTATTTTGGTTCTCTTCCTCCATGCTCATTTGATTCTTAAATTTCTTAAGAACACCTAAATACAAGGATTAGCATGTGTGAATTTGACGCTGTCTTTGCCTTTGATTCCTATAAAATGATAGAAAAACGACAAAACCCTATGATTATAGCAAAAGATTAGGGTTTTTTAGCTTAAGCAAAAAAGGCTTTTAGGTTATAATAAAGGCAAAATAGAATTTTAGGATAGATCTAATGGACACAAAAAGACAATGCATGGCTTTAAAGGCTTCAGCAGGAAGCGGGAAGACTTTCGCTTTGAGCGTGCGGTTTTTAGCCCTATTGTTTAAGGGGGCTAATCCTAGTGAGATTTTAACGCTCACTTTCACTAAAAAAGCCACCGCCGAAATGAAAGAGCGCATTTTAGACTATTTAAAAATTTTGCAAAAAGAAAACCTTGAGAGCGAAGAAAAAGAAAAATCCCAAAATATCTTAAAAGAATTAGAAGAAAAATACCATTTAGACCCTAGTTTGGTGCGAAATAGCGCTCCAAAAATCTACCAACGCTTTTTAAACGCCGAAATCAGAATCAGCACCATTGACGCGTTTTTCCAAAGCATTTTAAGGAAATTTTGCTGGTTTGTGGGGTTGAGCGCGAATTTTGAAGTCAATGAAGACACAAAAGCGCACCAACAACAGCTCAATGCGAGTTTTTTGAGCGCTTTAAATAATGAACAGCTTGAAGAATTGAGCATTTTTATCGCTCAATGCTTAAGTTATGATAATTACACAAGCGATTCTATTTTAGAGCGGTTGCGTTTTTTAAAAAACAAGCTCTACTTATTTGATCCTAATAAGAAAGAGCCTGCATTTGATGAAGAGGGTTTTTTGGAAAAACTAAGAAGCTTAAATAATCAAATTCAAAGCATAGAAACAGCGTCAGATAGGGCTAAAACAGCCATTAAATGCGATAGTTTTAGGGGATTTTTAAACAGCTCTTTAACCTGGCTTGAAAAAAAGAGCGAATATCAATCTTTCAAAAAACTTAAAAGTGAAATCCCCACTTTAGAGAGCGAATGCGAAGAGATTGAAAACGATTTAAAACGCTATTATGAAGCCAAAGAAACCGCAATATTTAAAAAATTCCCTAAATTCATCCAACTTTATGATAACGCCACTTCTAAAATCCAAGCCCTGGATTTTGATGCGATTAAAGATAAAGTCCATGTCTTATTGAATGGTTATGAAGAAATGCCGGCGGAGTTTTTTTATTTCAGGTTGGACAGCAAGATTGCGCACATTTTGATTGATGAATTTCAAGACACGAGTTTGAACGATTATAAGATTTTAGCCCCTTTTATTGATGAAATTAAAGCCGGGATAGGGCAAGCAAAATGGCACAGGAGCGTGTTTTTTGTGGGCGATGTCAAGCAGAGCATTTATGCCTTTAGGGGGAGTTTTAGTTCTTTGTTTGAAAGCGTTTCTAAGGATTTTTACCACGATAATTTACAATTCAACCACCGCAGTGCGCCTTTAATCATTAATTATGTGAACACCATTTTTAAAAAGGCTTATCAAAATTCCCCCACCGCTTATTTGGAGCAAAAATACCCTAAAACTTCTCCAAATAAACATGTTACAGACGGCTATGTTAAAGTTTCTTTAGTGGCTGATGAAAGAGAATTGCTATTAGAACAAATCTTACAAGAAGCTCAAAACCTTTTAGAACATCATATTGAGCCTAAAGACATTACCATTTTATGCGCCACCAATAAGGACGCTTTAGAAATCAAAAATTATTTGCAAGAGCGTTTGAGCGAAATTTGCCCAAGCACGGAATCTAGCGCAAAATTGTCTCAATTTGTAGAATCTAAAATCATTAAGAACGCTTTAAAATACGCTCTAGCTGAAGAATCTTACAAGCCCTTTTACAAGCACAGCGTTTTAAAACTCGCTGGATACTTGCATGATGATGCGATCGTTCTACCCAGTTTTAACCCCAAAAAAGAGAGCGTGGCAAGCTTTGTGTGGAAGGTGATGGAATTGTTTGAGCTTTATGGAGAGCCTGCACAAAGCTGCTTGGAATTGGCGGTTGAGTGCGAAGACGCCGATGGATTTTTAGAAAAATTAGAGGCTAAAGCGATCGCTTCTTCCCATTCAAAAGGCGCACAGATCATGACCATCCACAAATCTAAAGGCATGCAATTCCCTTATGTGATCGTGTGCGAACGCTTGGGCAATCCTAATTCAAATCACTCCAATCAACTCCTTGAAGAATATAATGGCGCAGAGCTTATTCGCCTTTATTACAGAATGAAAAATCGTGAGGTCGTGGATAAAGATTACGCTAGGGCTTTAGACAAAGAAGAAGCGGCTAAAGATCATGAAGAAATTAATGTGTATTATGTCGCATTCACTAGGGCTGAGTTAGGGCTGATTGTCGTGGCCAAAGACAAAAAAGAAAGCAAAAAAGAAAGCAAAAACAAAACAATGCGCGAACAATTGGATCTTACGCCTTTAGAAGAGGGAGAAATTACGCCGGTTATTTCTCCACAAAAAGAGCCTTTAATTACAAGCACTCTCATCAAGCCCCATGCCTATGGCGAGCAAGTCCAAGAGATAGAAGAAGAGCCAGAGAGCGATTATGAAAAGAATAACGACCAGGAAGCGATCAATTTTGGTATCGCTTTGCACAAGGGGTTAGAATACCAATACGCTTACAACATTCCTAAACAAAGCGTTTTAGAATATTTAAACTACCATCATGGTTTTTATGGTTTGGATTACCAGGCGTTAGAAGAAAGTTTAGAGCTTTTTGAAAACGATGCAGAGATACAAGCTCTTTTTAAAAATCATGCCTTAAAAGGCGAAGCGGCTTTTTTATTCCAGGGGGTTGTGTCTAGGATTGATGTTTTGTTGTGGGATAAGGGGCAAAATTTGTATGTTTTAGATTATAAAAGCTCTCAAAATTACCAACAAAGCCATAAAGCGCAAGTGTCTCATTACGCTGAGTTTTTAAAAACTCAAGCCCCCCATTTTAAGATACAAGCGGGCATTATTTACGCTCATAAAAGACTGCTTGAAAAATTATGGGTTTGAAATTAAAATTTTAAGGTTGTCTATGAATCTCAAAAAAACAGAAAACGCGCTCAGTTTGACGCTTAAGAACTTCATTAAAAGCGAGTCTTTTGGAGGGATTTTCCTCTTTTTAAACGCTGTTTTAGCGATGGTGGTGGCTAATTCGTTTTTAAAAGAAAGTTATTTTGCACTATGGCACACCCCTTTTGGGTTTCAAATAGGGGATTTTTTTATCGGCTTTAGTTTGCACAACTGGATTGATGATGTCTTAATGGCGTTA
The Helicobacter pylori genome window above contains:
- the rpe gene encoding ribulose-phosphate 3-epimerase, which produces MKVAPSLLSADFMHLAKEIESVSNADFLHVDVMDGHYVPNLTMGPVVLENVTQMSQVPLDVHLMVENASFFVELFAPLKPQIISIHAENEKHPHRVLQLIKNSGITPGIVLNPHTHEESVKYLLESVGLVLLMSVNPGFGGQKFLDLVLEKCLKVKELIKRYNPSCLLEVDGGVNDKNIFELQQAGVDVVVSGSYIFKSKDRKLAIEGLQNARQPLA
- a CDS encoding class 1 fructose-bisphosphatase; translated protein: MDYKHFKGKHANIVIEIISLLEKGVKKAQEILEKPDAGSYTKLENSSGDTPIKADLALDKFLEENFLSLENIKSVFSEEKETPVTKKNGSYLIAYDPLDGSSVMEANFLVGTIIGIYEKDYKAQNLVASLYVVFGHKIELVVALDKVYRYAFYQNKFHFIETIVLENKGKIIASGGNQKDFSLGLKKALEGFFAENYRLRYSGSMVADVHHVLVKKGGMFSYPQKKLRKLFEVFPLALMVEKAKGEAFYFDKGVKKRLLEQSVESYHEKSECYLASPHEAHILEKYLKGE
- a CDS encoding SAM-dependent methyltransferase, giving the protein MASNTILQKNLDAFYTHPKIVRFCLDLLKDLIAQNLGLDLNAFYFLEPSAGSGSFVDALKELGIADCIALDIAPKAQGIQKKDYLLELIEFNKKRVIIGNPPFGHRGKLALDFLNKSLNEAPITAFILPNLFKRYSIQKHIDKRAKLVLNADLEKNAFIFNERPYDVKCVFQIYMHKNIALNLKDERIIAPPKIRHNDFITYIHNNTPHTLKYFNKEKYQWDFAVVRQGFYDYNEKITNANLLIKNRQYFFIKAHSKEALMIIHEIDFNKLAHKNTQVLGFSTYDFVEEYCKLKEMHA
- a CDS encoding type II restriction endonuclease, producing MLEKVFQEITNKRKFFANSSTGEQFENKFRNELKKHFSEINGDLTEELSHIEEKPNKEIKTTFNQLKKQVLEKNHQHTLKNPFSNLTSHFLYQPFGSQNYPDFLVFIFDHVVGIEIKFSKNDKGEKNLQASRPMWNSNLPKPNAIYVYGVANADITFFKGSDILSYETREVLLKYFDTLDKDEESLKNALKDLENPFGFAPYIRKAYEHKKEFSNHHQIESFFSPNHILREQNVLEFLKTLTH
- the tsf gene encoding translation elongation factor Ts: MSGISAQLVKKLRDLTDAGMMDCKKALVEVAGDLQKAIDFLREKGLSKAAKKADRIAAEGVVALEVAPDFKSAMMVEINSETDFVAKNEGFKELVKKTLETIKAHHIHTPEELLKSPLDNKPFEEYLHSQIAVIGENILVRKIAHLKAPSSHIINGYAHSNARVGVLIGIKYNNEKNAPKVVELARNIAMHAAAMKPQVLDCKDFSLDFVKKETLALIAEIEKDNEEAKRLGKPLKNIPTFGSRIELSDEVLAHQKKAFEDELKAQGKPEKIWDKIVPGKMERFIADNTLIDQRLTLLGQFYVMDDKKTIAQVIADCSKEWDDDLKITEYVRFELGEGIEKKAENFAEEVALQMK
- the rpsB gene encoding 30S ribosomal protein S2; protein product: MVTMKDLLECGVHFGHQTRRWNPKTKKFIFGVRKNIHIIDLQKTLRYFRYTYNIVRDASAQGKSIMFVGTKKQANETLKEFAESIQVPYVNYRWLGGMLTNFSTIRKSVRKLEIIEEMENSGQIDLLTKKEKLMILRKKEKLDKYLGGVRHMKKIPDMIFVIDVAKEKIAVAEARKLHIPIVAPLDTNCDPDLVDYPIPGNDDAIRSIRLFCKEMSEAILEGRELMQEEIVHADENSEEIEFVSNEEKEEMLAEIQKEITQGAE
- a CDS encoding RecB-like helicase; the encoded protein is MDTKRQCMALKASAGSGKTFALSVRFLALLFKGANPSEILTLTFTKKATAEMKERILDYLKILQKENLESEEKEKSQNILKELEEKYHLDPSLVRNSAPKIYQRFLNAEIRISTIDAFFQSILRKFCWFVGLSANFEVNEDTKAHQQQLNASFLSALNNEQLEELSIFIAQCLSYDNYTSDSILERLRFLKNKLYLFDPNKKEPAFDEEGFLEKLRSLNNQIQSIETASDRAKTAIKCDSFRGFLNSSLTWLEKKSEYQSFKKLKSEIPTLESECEEIENDLKRYYEAKETAIFKKFPKFIQLYDNATSKIQALDFDAIKDKVHVLLNGYEEMPAEFFYFRLDSKIAHILIDEFQDTSLNDYKILAPFIDEIKAGIGQAKWHRSVFFVGDVKQSIYAFRGSFSSLFESVSKDFYHDNLQFNHRSAPLIINYVNTIFKKAYQNSPTAYLEQKYPKTSPNKHVTDGYVKVSLVADERELLLEQILQEAQNLLEHHIEPKDITILCATNKDALEIKNYLQERLSEICPSTESSAKLSQFVESKIIKNALKYALAEESYKPFYKHSVLKLAGYLHDDAIVLPSFNPKKESVASFVWKVMELFELYGEPAQSCLELAVECEDADGFLEKLEAKAIASSHSKGAQIMTIHKSKGMQFPYVIVCERLGNPNSNHSNQLLEEYNGAELIRLYYRMKNREVVDKDYARALDKEEAAKDHEEINVYYVAFTRAELGLIVVAKDKKESKKESKNKTMREQLDLTPLEEGEITPVISPQKEPLITSTLIKPHAYGEQVQEIEEEPESDYEKNNDQEAINFGIALHKGLEYQYAYNIPKQSVLEYLNYHHGFYGLDYQALEESLELFENDAEIQALFKNHALKGEAAFLFQGVVSRIDVLLWDKGQNLYVLDYKSSQNYQQSHKAQVSHYAEFLKTQAPHFKIQAGIIYAHKRLLEKLWV